The Mucilaginibacter sp. PAMB04168 genome contains the following window.
TGTTGCGCTGGCTTTCCTGCTCCAGCGCCTGTTGCTGTATGCGTAAAATGTCCAGGTCTTTTTCGGCCTGATAAATTTGGTTTTGCAGCCGGTTGTTAATGCTGGTCAGCTCATTCAGCTCACTACGTAACGCTGTTTGTTCATCACGTAGTTCATCAACGGCCTGTTTAAGATCGGCCAATTTGCCACTTACGGTTTCCAGGTTTTCTTCTTCCTGCAGCTTTTCCTCGTTGAGGCGTTTAATGTTGTACAGTACGTGGTTCAACTGGTTACGGTCGCGTTCCAACTCTTCCTTAAGGCGTGTTTCCTTATCGCGCTGAAACTTGAGCTGCTCGTTCTTTATCTTCTTCTCGCTCTCGTAAGCCCGTATCTTGCCAATAAACTCGTTGGTGGTTTTTTGCTGTAACGACAAATTCTTTTCGCGGGTCAGGTTATCCAGCTTTTGTTGCTGCAGGGCGGCTTCCAGCGTGTCAATCTTGGTAGTAATGCCCGATCGTCCCTCGCGGTGCTTTTGCTCCTGCTCCTCAATGCGCTGTAAGGATTCGCTGAAAGACACAATACGAAACGAAGCCAGCATAATGCTGAGCGATTTGTATTGCTCCTTTAAACGATAAAACCGTTCAGTTTTCTTGGCCTGATTTTCCAGCGTTTTCAGGTTCTTTTCAATCTCGAAAAGCAAATCCCGCACACGTTCCAGATCAGCCTCGGTATCTTTTAATTTGTTGAAAGTCTGTTTTTTACGAAGCTTGTATTTAGATATACCCGAAGCCTCCTCAAACAAGTTACGGCGTGAGCCTTCCTTGTTGGTAATGATCTCGTCTATCATTTTTAACTCAATGATAGAATAGGAGTCGGAGCCAATACCTGTATCCAGAAACAGGTCGGTAATGTCTTTCAGGCGGCACTGTACATCGTTCAAACGATACTCGCTTTCGCCGGTTCGGTACAGCTTTCGCGTTAGTGTAACTTGCGAAAATTCGGTAGGCAGTACATTCTTGGTGTTGTCGAAAGTTAAGGATACCTCGGCCAGGTTGGCGGGCTTACGGCTTTTGGTACCGTTAAAGATGATGTTCTCCATCTTTTCAGACCGTAGCGCACGCGTACTCTGCTCACCCAAAACCCAGCGAATAGAATCGACCACGTTAGATTTACCGCAGCCGTTAGGGCCTACAATGGCCGTAACACCTTCGTTAAAGTTTATCGTAATCTTATCGCCAAAGCTTTTAAAGCCTTTAACTTCTAATTTAGTTAACTGCATGTATCTGCAACCGTACCTGTCAATAGTTTAAATACCAAATTTACGAAAAAATTAGCTTTTTAGTACAGCGCTAAAGCGGCTTAAAGCACGCGCGGCAAACATTTAACAGTAGATACGTTTTATAATACTATTAAACATTCCGATCATGAAAATTGCAGTATTTGGCGCAAGCGGTAAGATAGGCAGCCGCATAGTTAATGAGGCTTTAAGCCGCGGGCATTACGTTACAGCGGTGGTACGCCACCCCGAAAATTACAACCCCGATAAACTGAATCTCAAGGTGTCCAAAGGCGATCTCTTCGACTCACAGGAGGTAGAAACCGGAGCATTCGATCATGATGTGGTAGTAAGCGCTTACAATAATACACATGGCGCACCGGCATCAACCATATACGAGGTGGTAGTACCGCTTTTAAACGGTGTACGGCAAGCGGGTGTTAAACGCCTTATTATTGTAGGCGGTGCCGGTAGCTTAGAAGTCGCACCCGGTGTACAACTAGTTGACACGCCCGATTTTCCGGAAGCGTACAAGGCTGCGGCATTAGCTCACCGCGAGGCCTTAAAGCTGTACCAGCAGGAACAGGAGGTAGAATGGACCTATGTTAGCCCAGCTGCCGAGATTGCACCCGGTGAGCGTACCGGTGCCTTTAAAACAGCTACCAATCAGTTAATTGTTGACCAACAGGGCCGCAGCTTCATCTCGATGGAAGATTATGCTGTTGCCATAGTTGACGAGATAGAGCAATCCAAACACATTAGGGAACGGTTTACAGTAGGGTATTAATTAAAGATTTAGTTAGGAAGGACTATGTGAAAAAGGACAAATGATTTAGTTTGTTAAAGATTTAGCGGGCTAAGTGGTTTTCGACAGGCTCAGGTTATTTAAGGAGGCTGCTGTTAAGAGGATTGTCATTATCGTCGAGCATTTGTACCAACAAATTACTTTTAAAGCCCGTAAGCTTACCGCTTATTTTGTAGGCTTGGGCTTGAGCATTACCGATAGCCAGCGTTGCTAATACACTAAAAAGTAGTAGTTTTTCATTTCAATAAATAAAAACTTGGTGCTATTTCGCTGAGTCGTTCTTCACTTAGTCTTTCGTCCTAAATGTAAATTTCGCCTTTTAAATAAGTAACTGCCTTTCCGCTCATTAGTACACGGTCGCCTTTGTGCTCGCACCACAGCTCGCCTTTGCGGGCCGATAGCTGGTAGGCATGCAGTTGGGTTTTGCCCAGTTTGTCGGCCCAGTAAGGTATAAGGTTGCAATGCGCCGATCCGGTAACCGGGTCTTCGGGCACACCCGCAGCAGGGGCAAAAAAGCGCGATACAAAATCAACATCCTTGCCAGGTGCGGTAATAATTATACCAATAGCATCTACTTTGGCCAGGGCAAAATGGTTAGGCTCCATGTCGAGTATATCCTGCTCGTTCTCGTAAATCAAAAAATAATCACGTGAGCGAAGCACCTGAACGGGCATTTTGTTATTCAATCCTTCCAGTAAACCATCAGGTATTTCGGCCGGGTAGGGTGGGCGCGATGGGAAGTCGAGCGTGTAGCGGTCGTCGTTTCGGGTTACCATGAGGGTGCCTGCTTTTTCGGTACTGAAGTGTACGGTCGCTTCGGCGTAACCCAACTCAGTATAAATAATATGTGCGGTAGCTAAGGTGGCATGGCCGCAAAGGTCAATCTCCAGCTCTGGTGTGAACCAGCGCAGGTGGAAGCCTTGGGCTGTTTTTACAAAAAATGCAGTCTCGGCCAAGTTGTTCTCAGCCGCAATCTTTTGCATTTGTGCATCGGGTAGCCACTCCGTTAAAGGGCATACAGCGGCTGGGTTACCGCCAAACAGCTGGTCGGTAAATGCATCGGCCTGGTATATGGGGATAGTCATGGTTTAGCGGTATTACTTACCGCTAAGATAACCGTATGTAATTAACTCGTCTGCATTTTCGATTAATTTTGTGGCACCATTGGCAAGCAGTACTATCTTGTCACTTACTTCCAATATATTGTAGTATTGATGATCGGTTATGATAAAGCCTTTATGAGCTTTACGTTTGCGGATAATGGCTTTGAGCTCCTCGGCCTGTATGGGCGATACATGGGTAAATGGCTCATCGAGCAATATGTAATTGGCTTTGCTGTATAAGATCATCAGTGTTTCCAGCTTACGCAATTCGCCGCCCGACAGCTGGCCAGGCTTTTTATCGTAAAAATGCTGGTAAAGGTCGTATGCTGTAAACTCGTGCCAAGCCTCATCGTCAACCAACAAACGGGCCGATTGCTGTATGCTTAAATGACTGGGCAGGTAATTATGCTGAGGCAGATAAGCAATATGGTTACCCACGTAGCCTTTTGCAACGGGCTTGCCGTTTATGCTGATATACTTGTACGAGGGGTTAAGTGTACCAAAAATTATCCTCAGCAAGCTCGATTTGCCACTGCCATTACGGCCCAGTAAACCGGTTACCTCGCCAGCTTTACAGTCAATATAAATATCCTGTAGTATTTTACGGTTACTAAATTCCAGGTAAACACTATCAGCCTTAAGCATACATGTTATGGATAAATATGCTTAAGCAGGCCAATAGTGAATACAAACAAAAATCGGGAATACATGAGTATAGATACAAGCGCCGCATAGATATGCCTGCATTGCGGTAATAAAAATACTCGCGCTGATGAAAGTAATGCTGATAGAACACGAAACCTACATAGCCCATCATTTTTAGCGGTAAAGCGAGTATAAAAGCAATAGCTCCCTGACTAAGCAGTAGATACAAACTTAGTCCGGAAAAAAATAAATGGTAATACAAAAAGGCTTATAGAACTGGAATAGCAGCGTACGTGTTTTTTGCATAGCTGGCGCAATGATTCAGGTTAAGTTAATGAAACTGCGTTTTGCGTGGTTTATTGTAAGCAGCTGAAGGAATTTAAAACATAGACAGCTGCGAATGCT
Protein-coding sequences here:
- a CDS encoding ATP-binding cassette domain-containing protein — translated: MLKADSVYLEFSNRKILQDIYIDCKAGEVTGLLGRNGSGKSSLLRIIFGTLNPSYKYISINGKPVAKGYVGNHIAYLPQHNYLPSHLSIQQSARLLVDDEAWHEFTAYDLYQHFYDKKPGQLSGGELRKLETLMILYSKANYILLDEPFTHVSPIQAEELKAIIRKRKAHKGFIITDHQYYNILEVSDKIVLLANGATKLIENADELITYGYLSGK
- a CDS encoding NAD(P)-dependent oxidoreductase codes for the protein MKIAVFGASGKIGSRIVNEALSRGHYVTAVVRHPENYNPDKLNLKVSKGDLFDSQEVETGAFDHDVVVSAYNNTHGAPASTIYEVVVPLLNGVRQAGVKRLIIVGGAGSLEVAPGVQLVDTPDFPEAYKAAALAHREALKLYQQEQEVEWTYVSPAAEIAPGERTGAFKTATNQLIVDQQGRSFISMEDYAVAIVDEIEQSKHIRERFTVGY
- a CDS encoding PhzF family phenazine biosynthesis protein, which translates into the protein MTIPIYQADAFTDQLFGGNPAAVCPLTEWLPDAQMQKIAAENNLAETAFFVKTAQGFHLRWFTPELEIDLCGHATLATAHIIYTELGYAEATVHFSTEKAGTLMVTRNDDRYTLDFPSRPPYPAEIPDGLLEGLNNKMPVQVLRSRDYFLIYENEQDILDMEPNHFALAKVDAIGIIITAPGKDVDFVSRFFAPAAGVPEDPVTGSAHCNLIPYWADKLGKTQLHAYQLSARKGELWCEHKGDRVLMSGKAVTYLKGEIYI